One window of Prionailurus bengalensis isolate Pbe53 chromosome B1, Fcat_Pben_1.1_paternal_pri, whole genome shotgun sequence genomic DNA carries:
- the RBM46 gene encoding probable RNA-binding protein 46 isoform X3 has protein sequence MNEENIDGINGCSKVRTGTQNEAALLALMEKTGYNMVQENGQRKFGGPPPGWEGPPPPRGCEVFVGKIPRDMYEDELVPVFERAGKIYEFRLMMEFSGENRGYAFVMYTTKEEAQLAIRILNNYEIRPGKFIGVCVSLDNCRLFIGAIPKEKKKEEILDEMKKVTEGVVDVIVYPSATDKTKNRGFAFVEYESHRAAAMARRKLIPGTFQLWGHTIQVDWADPEKEVDEETMQRVKVLYVRNLMISTTEETIKAEFNKFKPGAVERVKKLRDYAFVHFFNREDAVAAMSVMNGKCIDGASIEVTLAKPVNKESTWRQHLNGQISPNSENLIVFANKEESHPKTLGKPPTLPARLNGQHSPSPPEIERCTYPFFPGTKLTPISMYSLKSNHFNSAVMHLDYYCNKNNWAPPEYYLYSTTSQDGKVLLVYKIVIPAIANGSQSYFMPDKLCTTLEDAKELAAQFTLLHLEPLVQH, from the exons atgaatgaagaaaacatagatggaATAAATGGATGCAGTAAAGTCAGAACTGGTACTCAGAATGAAGCAGCATTACTTGCTTTGATGGAAAAGACTGGTTACAACATGGTtcaagaaaatgggcaaaggaaattTGGTGGTCCTCCTCCAG gtTGGGAAGGTCCACCTCCACCTAGAGGCTGTGAAGTTTTTGTAGGAAAAATACCTCGTGATATGTATGAAGATGAGTTAGTTCCTGTATTTGAAAGAGCTGGAAAGATATATGAATTTCGACTTATGATGGAATTTAGTGGTGAAAATCGTGGTTATGCTTTTGTGATGTACACTACAAAAGAAGAAGCCCAGTTAGCCATCAGAATTCTTAATAATTATGAGATTCGACCAGGGAAGTTTATTGGTGTGTGTGTAAGCTTGGATAATTGCAGGCTATTTATTGGAGCTATTcctaaggaaaagaagaaagaagaaattttggatgaaatgaagaaagttaCAGAAGGAGTTGTAGATGTCATTGTTTATCCAAGTGCAACTGATAAGACCAAAAATCGTGGTTTTGCATTTGTTGAATATGAATCTCACAGAGCTGCTGCTATGGCTAGGAGAAAACTAATTCCAG GTACATTCCAACTATGGGGCCATACCATTCAGGTAGATTGGGCTGACCCAGAGAAAGAGGTTGACGAGGAAACAATGCAGAGAGTTAAAGTTCTCTATGTAAGAAATTTAATGATCTCAACTACAGAGGAAACAATTAAAGCAGAATTCAACAAATTCAAACCTGGTGCAGTTGAACGAGTAAAGAAACTTAGAGATTATGcttttgttcactttttcaaCCGAGAAGATGCAGTGGCTGCTATGTCTGTTATGAATGGAAAATGCATTGATGGAGCAAGTATTGAGGTAACACTGGCAAAACCAGTAAATAAAGAAAGCACTTGGAGACAGCACCTTAATGGCCAGATTAGCCCTAATTCTGAAAACCTGATTGTGTTTGCTAACAAAGAAGAGAGCCACCCCAAAACTCTAGGCAAGCCACCAACTCTTCCAGCTCGTCTCAATGGTCAGCATAGCCCAAGTCCTCCTGAAATCGAAAGATGCACTTATCCATTTTTTCCTGGAACAAAGCTTACTCCAATTAGTATGTATTCTTTAAAATCCAATCATTTCAATTCTGCAGTAATGCATTTGGATTATTACTGCAACAAAAATAATTGGGCACCAccagaatattatttatattcaacAACAAGTCAAGATGGGAAAGTACTCTTGGTATATAAAATTGTTATTCCTGCTATTGCAAATGGATCCCAGAGTTATTTTATGCCTGACAAACTCTGTACTACCTTAGAAGATGCAAAGGAACTGGCAGCCCAGTTTACGCTACTTCATTTGG
- the RBM46 gene encoding probable RNA-binding protein 46 isoform X2, with translation MNEENIDGINGCSKVRTGTQNEAALLALMEKTGYNMVQENGQRKFGGPPPGWEGPPPPRGCEVFVGKIPRDMYEDELVPVFERAGKIYEFRLMMEFSGENRGYAFVMYTTKEEAQLAIRILNNYEIRPGKFIGVCVSLDNCRLFIGAIPKEKKKEEILDEMKKVTEGVVDVIVYPSATDKTKNRGFAFVEYESHRAAAMARRKLIPGTFQLWGHTIQVDWADPEKEVDEETMQRVKVLYVRNLMISTTEETIKAEFNKFKPGAVERVKKLRDYAFVHFFNREDAVAAMSVMNGKCIDGASIEVTLAKPVNKESTWRQHLNGQISPNSENLIVFANKEESHPKTLGKPPTLPARLNGQHSPSPPEIERCTYPFFPGTKLTPISMYSLKSNHFNSAVMHLDYYCNKNNWAPPEYYLYSTTSQDGKVLLVYKIVIPAIANGSQSYFMPDKLCTTLEDAKELAAQFTLLHLDREHSLFSLDLYRRIWRK, from the exons atgaatgaagaaaacatagatggaATAAATGGATGCAGTAAAGTCAGAACTGGTACTCAGAATGAAGCAGCATTACTTGCTTTGATGGAAAAGACTGGTTACAACATGGTtcaagaaaatgggcaaaggaaattTGGTGGTCCTCCTCCAG gtTGGGAAGGTCCACCTCCACCTAGAGGCTGTGAAGTTTTTGTAGGAAAAATACCTCGTGATATGTATGAAGATGAGTTAGTTCCTGTATTTGAAAGAGCTGGAAAGATATATGAATTTCGACTTATGATGGAATTTAGTGGTGAAAATCGTGGTTATGCTTTTGTGATGTACACTACAAAAGAAGAAGCCCAGTTAGCCATCAGAATTCTTAATAATTATGAGATTCGACCAGGGAAGTTTATTGGTGTGTGTGTAAGCTTGGATAATTGCAGGCTATTTATTGGAGCTATTcctaaggaaaagaagaaagaagaaattttggatgaaatgaagaaagttaCAGAAGGAGTTGTAGATGTCATTGTTTATCCAAGTGCAACTGATAAGACCAAAAATCGTGGTTTTGCATTTGTTGAATATGAATCTCACAGAGCTGCTGCTATGGCTAGGAGAAAACTAATTCCAG GTACATTCCAACTATGGGGCCATACCATTCAGGTAGATTGGGCTGACCCAGAGAAAGAGGTTGACGAGGAAACAATGCAGAGAGTTAAAGTTCTCTATGTAAGAAATTTAATGATCTCAACTACAGAGGAAACAATTAAAGCAGAATTCAACAAATTCAAACCTGGTGCAGTTGAACGAGTAAAGAAACTTAGAGATTATGcttttgttcactttttcaaCCGAGAAGATGCAGTGGCTGCTATGTCTGTTATGAATGGAAAATGCATTGATGGAGCAAGTATTGAGGTAACACTGGCAAAACCAGTAAATAAAGAAAGCACTTGGAGACAGCACCTTAATGGCCAGATTAGCCCTAATTCTGAAAACCTGATTGTGTTTGCTAACAAAGAAGAGAGCCACCCCAAAACTCTAGGCAAGCCACCAACTCTTCCAGCTCGTCTCAATGGTCAGCATAGCCCAAGTCCTCCTGAAATCGAAAGATGCACTTATCCATTTTTTCCTGGAACAAAGCTTACTCCAATTAGTATGTATTCTTTAAAATCCAATCATTTCAATTCTGCAGTAATGCATTTGGATTATTACTGCAACAAAAATAATTGGGCACCAccagaatattatttatattcaacAACAAGTCAAGATGGGAAAGTACTCTTGGTATATAAAATTGTTATTCCTGCTATTGCAAATGGATCCCAGAGTTATTTTATGCCTGACAAACTCTGTACTACCTTAGAAGATGCAAAGGAACTGGCAGCCCAGTTTACGCTACTTCATTTGG